The Acinetobacter sp. GSS19 genome includes a region encoding these proteins:
- the cysG gene encoding siroheme synthase CysG produces the protein MEIFPISLKLQQQPCLIVGGGHIAYRKALLLTQAGAVLDVLSPEIDAQLLALLQQSGGHYHQAKFQPDFPWSDYRLVIAATDDAEVNRQVFDACEALKVLVNSVDDPPNCRFMVPAIIDRSPLVISIASNGTSPVLSRQIRTQLETSIPHGMGKLAKFSGEWRPAVKAKIGNPDERRIFWENLYASPLREQVFNDNLAEAERMMQQALDEWQTPKGEVYLVGAGPGDPELLTLKALRLMQQADVVIYDRLVSAPILNLCRRDAEKVYVGKARSNHAVPQEGINALLVEYAQQGKRVCRLKGGDPFIFGRGGEEIQELFAAGVPFQVVPGVTAASGCSAYAGIPLTHRDYAQSVRFLTGHLKEGSPELPWSELVYENQTLVLYMGLVGLEKICRELIAHGQRPDMPVALISKGTTPEQKVVVGTLADIADKVSEHHIQAPTLTIIGEVVRLRDQLKWQ, from the coding sequence GTGGAAATTTTTCCAATCTCCTTAAAGTTGCAGCAGCAACCCTGTCTGATTGTGGGTGGTGGACATATTGCCTACCGTAAAGCATTACTACTGACCCAGGCGGGAGCCGTGTTGGATGTTCTTTCTCCGGAAATTGACGCGCAGTTGCTGGCTCTGTTACAGCAAAGCGGTGGCCATTACCATCAAGCAAAATTCCAGCCGGATTTTCCCTGGTCCGATTACCGTTTGGTGATTGCCGCGACCGATGATGCAGAAGTGAACCGTCAGGTTTTTGATGCCTGTGAAGCCTTAAAAGTCTTAGTTAACAGTGTGGATGATCCACCAAATTGCCGTTTTATGGTGCCCGCGATTATTGACCGTTCACCTTTGGTAATTTCGATTGCCTCGAATGGCACGTCCCCCGTGCTGTCACGACAGATCCGAACCCAGCTGGAAACCAGCATTCCGCATGGCATGGGCAAACTGGCCAAATTTTCTGGTGAGTGGCGCCCGGCTGTGAAAGCTAAAATTGGCAATCCCGATGAACGACGGATTTTCTGGGAAAATCTATATGCCAGTCCGCTGCGGGAGCAGGTGTTTAATGACAACCTGGCCGAAGCGGAACGCATGATGCAACAGGCGCTGGATGAATGGCAAACGCCGAAAGGTGAAGTTTATCTGGTAGGCGCAGGCCCAGGTGATCCTGAACTGTTGACTTTAAAAGCCTTGCGTCTAATGCAGCAAGCCGATGTGGTGATTTACGACCGTTTGGTGTCTGCACCGATTCTGAATCTGTGTCGTCGTGACGCAGAAAAAGTCTATGTCGGCAAAGCACGTTCCAATCATGCGGTACCGCAGGAAGGCATTAATGCGCTGTTGGTGGAGTATGCTCAACAGGGCAAGCGCGTCTGCCGTTTAAAAGGTGGTGATCCGTTCATCTTTGGTCGTGGCGGTGAGGAAATCCAGGAGCTGTTTGCTGCAGGTGTTCCTTTTCAGGTGGTGCCAGGTGTGACGGCGGCTTCGGGCTGTTCTGCTTATGCAGGCATTCCACTCACCCATCGTGACTATGCACAAAGTGTTCGTTTCTTGACTGGTCATTTGAAAGAAGGTTCTCCAGAGCTGCCATGGAGTGAATTGGTGTATGAAAACCAGACCTTAGTGCTGTATATGGGGTTGGTGGGGCTGGAAAAAATTTGTCGTGAACTGATTGCTCATGGCCAACGTCCAGATATGCCGGTTGCCCTGATTTCCAAAGGCACCACACCAGAGCAAAAAGTGGTGGTGGGCACTTTGGCGGATATTGCAGACAAAGTCAGTGAACATCATATTCAGGCACCGACCCTGACCATTATTGGCGAAGTGGTGCGTCTGCGCGACCAGCTCAAATGGCAATAA
- a CDS encoding tRNA (cytidine(34)-2'-O)-methyltransferase has protein sequence MIHVVLFEPEIPANTGNIIRLCANTGAQLHLIKPLGFELDDKKLKRAGLDYHEWARMRIWENIESCLAELKSQGVEHVFPLTTKGTATPHTIDLNRPVALLMGPETRGLPEAVRLMFPQEQWIRLPMAENSRSLNLSNATAVIVYEAWRQQGFKPL, from the coding sequence GTGATCCATGTTGTTTTGTTTGAACCTGAAATTCCTGCCAATACCGGGAATATCATCCGTTTATGTGCCAATACCGGTGCACAGCTGCATCTGATTAAGCCGCTGGGCTTTGAGCTGGATGACAAAAAGCTGAAACGTGCTGGGCTCGACTACCATGAGTGGGCACGGATGCGGATTTGGGAGAATATCGAATCCTGTTTGGCAGAACTGAAATCACAGGGCGTCGAACACGTATTTCCGCTGACCACAAAAGGGACAGCAACACCGCATACCATTGATTTAAATCGTCCAGTAGCTTTGTTGATGGGGCCAGAAACCCGGGGTCTACCTGAAGCGGTGCGTTTGATGTTTCCACAAGAACAATGGATCCGTTTACCCATGGCTGAAAACTCGCGTAGCCTGAATTTATCCAATGCCACTGCCGTGATCGTGTATGAAGCTTGGCGCCAGCAAGGATTTAAGCCACTCTGA
- a CDS encoding APC family permease encodes MTHASGTQSAAKLQKTLVLWHIIIIGLAYIQPMTLFDTFGLVSEESHFHVPTSYLFALVAILLTSISYGHMIKRYPSSGSAYTYAQKSIHPNVGFMVGWSSWLDYLLSPMVNIILAVIYLEALFPAINHWIWVFGLTGIMTWVNLRGARFVANFNSLIVLFQIIVIGVFTFLVYQKLSMGLNADGKIADQANAYQLWSLAPFWNEMTSVGALITGATLLCFSFTGFDSLSSLAEETKDTEKTLPKAIFMTALIAGVIFVSSTYFIQLYFPKDPTSYFTDIAATQPEILLLVGGSLFQSIVLSFAIVTVMASGISAHAGVSRLMYVMGRDGIIDKKIFGHIDPKTFTPSYNILIVGAVALCAGFMDLDLVISLISFGALTAFSFVNLSVISRYALRDGRTKSFKDLLNYVIIPICGFISIFALWLEIEETSLKWGLIWAVIGVCYLGYKTKGFKYSAPQYNEHE; translated from the coding sequence TTGACACATGCTTCTGGGACTCAATCGGCAGCGAAACTGCAGAAAACGCTGGTGCTCTGGCACATTATCATTATTGGTTTGGCTTATATTCAACCGATGACTTTATTTGATACCTTCGGACTGGTATCGGAAGAAAGTCATTTTCATGTTCCAACCTCTTACCTGTTTGCTCTGGTAGCGATTTTGCTGACTTCGATCAGTTATGGTCATATGATCAAACGTTATCCCTCTTCAGGTTCGGCCTATACCTATGCACAGAAATCCATTCATCCGAATGTCGGATTTATGGTGGGTTGGTCCTCATGGCTCGACTATTTACTGTCGCCGATGGTGAATATTATTCTAGCGGTGATCTATCTCGAAGCATTATTCCCGGCCATCAATCATTGGATTTGGGTGTTTGGCCTGACAGGGATTATGACTTGGGTGAACCTGCGTGGGGCACGTTTTGTTGCCAACTTTAATAGCCTGATTGTGCTGTTCCAGATCATTGTGATTGGCGTATTTACCTTTTTGGTCTATCAAAAACTCAGTATGGGACTCAATGCCGATGGCAAGATCGCAGATCAAGCGAATGCTTATCAACTGTGGAGCTTGGCACCCTTTTGGAATGAAATGACTTCGGTTGGGGCACTGATTACAGGTGCAACCCTGCTGTGTTTCTCCTTTACGGGTTTTGATTCTCTCAGTTCACTTGCAGAAGAAACCAAAGATACGGAAAAAACCCTGCCAAAAGCCATTTTTATGACGGCGTTAATTGCCGGGGTGATTTTCGTCAGCAGTACCTATTTCATTCAGCTGTATTTCCCGAAAGATCCTACCAGCTATTTTACCGACATTGCAGCGACCCAACCGGAAATCCTGCTTTTGGTGGGCGGATCCTTATTTCAGTCCATCGTGCTGAGCTTTGCTATTGTAACTGTGATGGCTTCCGGGATTTCAGCGCATGCGGGGGTCTCACGTTTAATGTATGTGATGGGACGTGATGGCATCATCGACAAGAAGATTTTTGGTCATATTGATCCAAAAACCTTTACTCCTTCCTACAATATTTTAATTGTGGGTGCAGTGGCATTGTGTGCAGGCTTTATGGATCTAGATCTGGTCATTTCACTGATCAGCTTTGGTGCCCTCACCGCATTTAGCTTTGTTAATTTATCGGTGATTTCACGCTATGCCTTGCGTGATGGTCGCACTAAATCTTTTAAAGATCTTTTAAATTACGTGATCATTCCAATCTGTGGTTTTATCAGTATCTTCGCGCTCTGGCTGGAAATCGAAGAAACCTCCTTAAAATGGGGACTAATCTGGGCAGTGATTGGTGTGTGCTATTTGGGTTATAAAACCAAAGGCTTTAAATACTCAGCACCGCAGTACAATGAGCATGAATAA
- a CDS encoding iron-containing alcohol dehydrogenase, whose amino-acid sequence MAKPYYEFFCPVKVIAGHAALEHIPFELATLGAKRVMIITDKGVRNNGLLEPIENAFSSTEAVVATIFDDVPPDSSLEVVRKAAASYRQHDCDAIIAVGGGSVIDTSKATNILVSEGGDDLLQYSGAHNLPKPLKPFFVIPTTSGTGSEVTMVAVVSDPEKNVKMAFASYYLMPHAAILDPRMTKTLPPHLTAMTAMDALTHAVEAYTGLAANPLSDAYATAAIKKISENLFNVLDQPDHVQGRLELAQASTMAGIAFSNSMVGLVHSLGHALGAVAHLPHGVCMNLFLPYVLNYNKSVNEQKIAELLMPLAGPDIYAQTPANQRADKTINTILTIRDRLYAMTKLPRSLSETGKVQREQLEEIAEKALNDGSIIYNPKEATLQDLREILEQAW is encoded by the coding sequence ATGGCTAAACCTTATTACGAATTTTTCTGTCCTGTAAAAGTGATTGCCGGTCATGCAGCTTTAGAACACATTCCGTTTGAACTGGCCACCTTAGGTGCCAAACGCGTCATGATCATTACGGATAAAGGAGTCCGTAACAATGGCTTACTTGAACCAATTGAAAATGCCTTTAGTAGCACGGAGGCGGTCGTTGCGACCATTTTCGATGATGTGCCACCTGATTCTAGCCTAGAAGTGGTCCGCAAGGCTGCTGCCAGCTATCGCCAGCATGACTGTGATGCCATCATTGCCGTAGGCGGAGGTTCAGTGATTGATACCTCAAAAGCCACCAATATTTTAGTGAGCGAAGGAGGTGATGACCTGCTGCAGTATTCAGGTGCACATAACCTACCAAAACCATTAAAACCATTCTTTGTGATTCCGACAACGTCCGGTACAGGATCAGAAGTTACCATGGTGGCTGTAGTTTCGGATCCAGAAAAAAATGTCAAAATGGCCTTTGCTTCCTATTATCTGATGCCACATGCCGCGATTCTTGATCCACGCATGACCAAAACCCTACCACCGCATTTAACCGCGATGACCGCCATGGATGCGCTAACCCATGCCGTCGAGGCCTATACAGGTCTGGCAGCAAATCCGCTCAGTGATGCCTACGCGACAGCCGCAATCAAGAAAATTAGTGAAAATTTGTTTAATGTGCTGGATCAGCCCGACCATGTACAGGGTCGCCTCGAATTGGCACAAGCCTCAACCATGGCAGGAATTGCTTTTTCCAACTCCATGGTCGGACTGGTTCATTCTTTAGGTCATGCCTTGGGTGCCGTCGCCCATCTGCCGCATGGCGTGTGCATGAACCTGTTCCTGCCTTACGTATTGAACTACAACAAGAGTGTCAATGAACAGAAAATTGCCGAACTCTTAATGCCTTTGGCAGGCCCCGATATTTATGCCCAGACGCCAGCCAACCAGCGTGCAGATAAAACGATCAATACGATTCTGACTATCCGTGACCGCCTGTATGCCATGACCAAACTGCCACGCAGCTTGAGTGAAACCGGTAAAGTGCAGCGGGAACAACTAGAGGAAATCGCAGAAAAAGCGCTGAATGACGGCTCGATTATTTACAATCCTAAAGAAGCCACGCTGCAGGATTTACGTGAAATCTTAGAACAGGCCTGGTAA
- the lipB gene encoding lipoyl(octanoyl) transferase LipB: MNDPKLVPQPNLIVRCFHDLQDYSTMFEAMKGLTNTRDESTPDEIWLLQHHAVLTQGQAGKPEHILYTSDLPIVQSDRGGQVTWHGPGQLVAYFLFDLNRLKWHVRTLVSFAETLMIDLLKKYGIEAYAKADAPGVYVNERKIGSLGFKIRRGRSYHGFALNIDCALDGFQTINPCGYAGLEMVRIQDLVQDYPDFTQLCQDIVEYFQRSEYFNQVDVVHT; this comes from the coding sequence ATGAATGATCCAAAGCTTGTGCCGCAACCCAACCTGATTGTGCGCTGTTTTCATGATTTGCAGGATTACAGCACCATGTTTGAAGCCATGAAAGGCTTAACCAATACACGTGATGAATCAACGCCTGATGAGATCTGGCTGTTACAGCATCATGCAGTACTGACCCAAGGCCAAGCGGGGAAACCGGAACATATTCTGTACACCAGTGATTTACCCATTGTGCAAAGTGACCGGGGGGGGCAAGTGACCTGGCATGGTCCCGGCCAGCTCGTTGCCTATTTCTTGTTTGATTTAAACCGCCTGAAATGGCATGTACGGACGCTGGTCAGTTTTGCTGAAACACTGATGATCGATTTGCTGAAAAAATATGGAATCGAGGCCTATGCCAAAGCCGATGCACCCGGTGTCTATGTCAATGAGCGTAAAATCGGTTCACTCGGCTTTAAGATCCGTCGTGGTCGCAGTTACCATGGCTTTGCGCTCAATATTGACTGTGCTCTTGACGGTTTTCAAACCATTAATCCGTGTGGCTATGCCGGCCTCGAAATGGTACGGATTCAGGATCTGGTTCAGGATTACCCGGACTTTACACAGCTGTGCCAAGATATTGTTGAATATTTCCAGCGTAGTGAGTACTTTAATCAGGTTGATGTTGTACACACATAA
- a CDS encoding YbeD family protein, which translates to MIDRTPSRELREDLWVFPMDYPIKLIGNAGDELRVAVVEILIKHFPDFDHTTLQIQASRTGKYHSLTAQLRFEELEQVHALYADLAACPHIRTAL; encoded by the coding sequence ATGATTGACCGTACTCCCTCTCGTGAACTTCGTGAAGACCTTTGGGTATTTCCGATGGACTATCCCATCAAACTCATTGGTAATGCGGGTGATGAATTACGTGTCGCTGTTGTTGAAATCCTGATCAAGCATTTTCCGGATTTTGATCACACAACCCTACAAATACAAGCCTCTCGCACCGGGAAGTATCATTCCTTGACGGCTCAGTTGCGTTTTGAAGAACTGGAACAGGTGCATGCGCTCTACGCCGATCTGGCCGCTTGCCCACATATTCGAACTGCGCTTTAA
- the rpoD gene encoding RNA polymerase sigma factor RpoD: MSDMHSPTSQVAALISRGKEQGYLTYAEVNDHLPDSITESEQIEDIIQMLQDVGIPVHERAPESDDTMFEDTAEAADEVAEEEAAAVLASVENEPGRTTDPVRMYMREMGTVELLTREGEISIAKRIEEGIRDVLNSIAYWPNAVEVVLKEYNDFLVGERRLADILSGYLDPETDEEIPEVLEEAELDDEEEDSTPAKEVKLDDDDEDEESESDDDSEGDSGPDPEVAKVRFAELEEAWKNTKATIEQYGRNSEQANAALEALAAVFMMFKFTPRLFDIISEMIRGTHDQIRHSEREVMRYAVRRGRMDRTQFRTSFPGQESNPAWLETQIAKAAPEIKAHLEKVRPDVLAFQQKIADIEKELGLTVSEIKDISKRMAIGEAKARRAKKEMVEANLRLVISIAKKYTNRGLQFLDLIQEGNIGLMKAVDKFEYRRGYKFSTYATWWIRQAITRSIADQARTIRIPVHMIETINKINRVSRQLLQEMGREPTPEELGERLEMDEVKVRKVLKIAKEPISMETPIGDDEDSHLGDFIEDSNITSPIDAATSEGLKEATREVLENLTEREAKVLKMRFGIDMPTDHTLEEVGKQFDVTRERIRQIEAKALRKLRHPSRSEHLRSFLEND, from the coding sequence ATGAGCGATATGCATTCCCCTACTTCTCAAGTAGCGGCTCTGATTAGCCGAGGCAAAGAACAAGGTTACTTAACCTACGCTGAGGTTAACGATCATCTGCCGGACTCCATCACGGAAAGTGAACAGATTGAAGACATCATCCAGATGCTTCAGGACGTTGGTATTCCGGTTCATGAGCGTGCACCTGAATCTGATGACACCATGTTCGAAGACACCGCTGAAGCAGCGGATGAGGTTGCCGAAGAAGAAGCAGCCGCTGTATTGGCCTCTGTGGAAAATGAACCTGGCCGTACCACCGACCCTGTGCGTATGTACATGCGTGAGATGGGTACGGTCGAGCTGCTCACCCGTGAAGGCGAAATCAGCATTGCAAAACGCATTGAAGAAGGCATTCGTGACGTTCTCAATTCAATTGCTTACTGGCCAAATGCCGTTGAAGTGGTGCTCAAAGAATATAATGATTTTCTGGTAGGCGAACGACGCCTTGCCGATATCCTTTCAGGCTATCTCGATCCAGAAACGGATGAGGAAATTCCGGAAGTCTTGGAAGAGGCTGAACTCGACGATGAAGAAGAAGACAGCACACCAGCCAAAGAAGTCAAACTCGATGATGATGACGAAGATGAAGAATCTGAATCGGATGATGATTCCGAAGGTGATTCAGGTCCAGATCCAGAAGTTGCTAAAGTCCGTTTTGCTGAATTAGAAGAAGCTTGGAAAAATACCAAGGCGACAATTGAGCAATATGGCCGTAACAGTGAACAGGCGAATGCTGCGCTTGAAGCACTTGCAGCAGTATTCATGATGTTTAAGTTCACACCGCGTCTGTTTGACATCATTTCTGAAATGATTCGTGGTACGCATGACCAAATCCGTCATTCTGAACGTGAAGTGATGCGCTATGCCGTACGTCGTGGTCGTATGGATCGTACTCAATTCCGTACTTCATTCCCAGGACAGGAATCAAATCCAGCCTGGTTAGAAACACAAATTGCCAAAGCTGCCCCTGAAATCAAAGCCCACCTGGAAAAAGTACGTCCAGATGTCTTGGCGTTCCAACAAAAAATTGCCGATATCGAAAAAGAACTGGGTCTTACAGTTAGCGAAATCAAAGACATTTCTAAACGTATGGCGATTGGTGAAGCGAAAGCACGCCGTGCCAAAAAAGAAATGGTCGAAGCCAACTTACGTCTGGTGATTTCGATTGCGAAAAAATACACCAACCGTGGTTTGCAGTTCCTCGATTTGATTCAGGAAGGTAACATCGGTCTGATGAAAGCCGTAGATAAGTTTGAATACCGTCGCGGTTACAAATTCTCGACTTATGCCACCTGGTGGATCCGTCAGGCGATTACCCGCTCGATTGCCGACCAGGCGCGTACCATCCGTATTCCGGTACACATGATTGAAACCATTAACAAGATCAACCGTGTGTCACGTCAGTTGTTACAGGAAATGGGTCGTGAACCAACACCGGAAGAACTCGGTGAACGTCTGGAAATGGACGAAGTAAAAGTTCGCAAGGTGTTGAAAATTGCTAAAGAACCAATCTCAATGGAAACCCCGATTGGTGATGATGAAGATTCACATTTGGGTGATTTCATTGAAGATAGCAACATCACTTCTCCGATTGATGCTGCGACTTCAGAAGGCTTGAAAGAAGCAACACGTGAAGTTCTGGAAAATCTGACCGAACGTGAAGCAAAAGTTCTGAAAATGCGTTTTGGTATTGATATGCCAACAGACCACACTTTGGAAGAAGTGGGTAAACAGTTTGACGTGACCCGTGAACGTATCCGTCAGATTGAAGCCAAAGCTTTGCGTAAATTACGTCACCCTTCCCGTTCTGAACATTTGCGTTCATTCCTGGAAAATGACTAA
- a CDS encoding PA3496 family putative envelope integrity protein: MSSTDFELDDNYGDDEVGFDESSSKISAKESLEKRRLIDDLLAQRRLERELKDFDYDFEDDEDFDDED; encoded by the coding sequence GTGTCTTCTACAGATTTTGAATTAGATGATAACTACGGTGATGATGAGGTTGGTTTCGATGAGTCATCTAGTAAAATTAGTGCAAAAGAATCGTTGGAAAAACGTCGCTTAATCGATGACTTACTTGCACAACGTCGTTTAGAGCGCGAGCTCAAGGATTTCGATTACGATTTTGAAGACGATGAAGATTTTGATGACGAAGACTAA
- a CDS encoding YecA/YgfB family protein produces the protein MSALDLDLLSDYLDGDQNEYGLDFAATHGFLCAIAVGPKFDKWLDELFEGNQKKVPANIIEQVNAWLGSIRQNLANEEGIEFPFEIEEADVDSSLGDWSVGFVDAMFLNEEAWFTEEFEEQLVDLTLPIMVFSGIDEEDPQMESFRRNGQLMDELAEEIPDNLNELYLMYHTPN, from the coding sequence ATGAGTGCTTTAGACCTAGACCTATTGAGTGATTATCTAGACGGTGACCAAAACGAGTATGGTCTAGATTTTGCTGCGACTCATGGTTTTTTATGTGCCATTGCAGTGGGGCCGAAATTTGATAAATGGCTGGATGAGTTGTTTGAAGGCAATCAGAAAAAAGTGCCTGCAAATATTATTGAACAGGTCAATGCCTGGTTAGGCTCCATTCGCCAAAATCTTGCCAATGAAGAAGGGATTGAGTTTCCTTTTGAAATTGAAGAAGCAGATGTTGATTCAAGCCTCGGTGACTGGTCTGTGGGCTTTGTGGATGCCATGTTCCTTAATGAAGAAGCCTGGTTTACTGAAGAGTTCGAAGAACAATTGGTCGATTTAACACTGCCAATCATGGTGTTTAGTGGTATTGATGAGGAAGATCCACAAATGGAATCTTTCCGTCGCAATGGCCAATTGATGGATGAACTGGCAGAAGAAATTCCAGATAACCTGAATGAACTGTATTTGATGTATCACACACCAAATTAA
- a CDS encoding DedA family protein, with protein sequence MNLDEWVISIMEQLGYLGIALLMFLDNIFPPIPSELIMPSAGFVAARGELTLIGVIIAGSFGSLVAAAVFYLLGRQVSHQRLFEWTERYGKYLMIKAQDVEKALDWFEHYGHRIVFFGRMIPAVRSLISIPAGMSHMPFWKFMFYSALGTIIWTTFLACVGFYFGENLELMNQILSQSGNVILGLLALVGLIYLIRKLSRSQ encoded by the coding sequence ATGAACCTGGATGAATGGGTTATTTCAATCATGGAACAGTTGGGCTATCTAGGGATAGCCCTGCTGATGTTTCTGGATAACATCTTTCCACCAATTCCCTCTGAACTGATCATGCCTTCCGCGGGTTTTGTCGCAGCACGTGGTGAATTAACCTTGATAGGCGTCATTATTGCTGGGAGTTTTGGTTCACTAGTAGCAGCAGCAGTATTTTATCTATTAGGTCGTCAAGTTTCTCATCAACGCTTATTTGAATGGACTGAACGCTATGGTAAATATTTGATGATCAAAGCTCAGGATGTAGAAAAAGCGCTCGACTGGTTTGAACATTATGGTCACCGTATCGTCTTTTTTGGCCGGATGATTCCTGCTGTGCGCTCGTTGATTAGCATTCCAGCAGGCATGAGTCATATGCCCTTCTGGAAATTCATGTTTTATAGTGCCTTAGGCACGATCATCTGGACCACATTTCTGGCGTGTGTCGGCTTTTACTTTGGTGAAAATCTCGAACTGATGAATCAAATCCTGAGTCAGTCGGGCAATGTTATTCTCGGCTTATTAGCACTGGTCGGCTTGATTTACCTGATCCGTAAATTGTCCCGTTCTCAATAA
- a CDS encoding FUSC family protein — MQLTEHTEYNPSVREQRSAQELALIASRTAELNQQPHFFIVVMGTIIGAILALFIGYHIEPIAWQVALLASIPWALAYLLRKVYIYTLVHYQD, encoded by the coding sequence ATGCAGCTGACCGAACACACCGAATATAATCCAAGTGTACGGGAACAGCGCAGTGCCCAAGAGCTTGCCCTGATCGCGAGCCGTACCGCCGAACTCAATCAGCAACCACATTTTTTTATTGTGGTGATGGGAACCATCATCGGCGCAATTCTGGCCTTGTTCATTGGTTACCATATTGAACCGATTGCCTGGCAAGTTGCCCTTTTAGCCTCTATTCCTTGGGCTTTAGCTTATCTGCTACGTAAAGTATATATCTACACCCTGGTACATTATCAGGATTAA
- the trhO gene encoding oxygen-dependent tRNA uridine(34) hydroxylase TrhO, which yields MNATVEQLAPVEQPATSDWVVAALYQFKEVQDPAALQQRLLDLVGSINLCGTLIVAGEGINGTVAGDRAAIDQVHQFLLNEGFTEMEYKESHSSDKPFRKMKIKLKKEIVTLGVPVKPRDLVGHYLDPKEWNELIARDDVILIDTRNDYEYKAGTFKGAIDPKTETFREFPEYVKQNLEQHKDKKIAMFCTGGIRCEKSTSLLLQEGFKEVYHLKGGILKYLEETPAEESLWEGECFVFDGRTAVTHGVEEGINSKCHACGWPLTPEEVTLPSYEHGVSCVYCIEKTTEKQKAGFRMRQSQIAAAKRKRL from the coding sequence ATGAACGCTACTGTAGAACAGCTTGCACCTGTAGAACAGCCAGCGACCTCAGATTGGGTTGTTGCCGCACTATATCAATTTAAAGAAGTACAGGATCCTGCTGCATTACAGCAACGTCTTCTTGATCTCGTCGGCAGCATCAATTTGTGTGGTACTCTGATTGTAGCAGGTGAAGGCATTAACGGTACTGTTGCGGGTGACCGTGCGGCGATTGATCAGGTTCATCAGTTCCTGCTCAATGAAGGTTTTACCGAAATGGAATATAAAGAATCCCACAGTTCGGATAAACCGTTCCGTAAAATGAAAATCAAACTGAAAAAAGAAATCGTAACGCTGGGGGTACCGGTCAAACCACGTGATTTGGTGGGCCACTATCTCGACCCTAAAGAGTGGAATGAACTAATTGCACGTGATGATGTCATTCTCATCGACACCCGTAATGATTACGAATATAAAGCAGGCACCTTTAAAGGCGCAATTGATCCTAAAACCGAAACTTTCCGTGAATTTCCAGAGTATGTAAAACAAAACCTGGAACAGCATAAAGATAAAAAGATCGCCATGTTCTGTACCGGCGGCATCCGTTGTGAGAAATCAACTTCGTTATTGTTGCAGGAAGGTTTCAAGGAAGTCTATCACCTCAAAGGCGGTATTCTGAAATACCTGGAAGAAACCCCAGCTGAAGAAAGTCTATGGGAAGGTGAATGTTTCGTATTTGATGGCCGTACCGCAGTGACTCACGGTGTCGAAGAAGGAATTAACAGTAAGTGTCATGCGTGTGGCTGGCCACTCACGCCAGAAGAGGTCACATTACCAAGCTATGAACATGGTGTTTCTTGTGTCTATTGCATCGAGAAAACTACAGAAAAGCAAAAAGCAGGCTTCCGCATGCGTCAGTCACAGATTGCGGCAGCAAAACGTAAGCGTTTGTAA
- a CDS encoding DUF1289 domain-containing protein — protein sequence MKNDDHLPALTPCAGRCSTVFGDQVCRGCRRFNHEVIHWNTYTAEQQLAVWQRLDSQLDQILVAMLPSAHPQQVDAFISSKRVRLLPNASWGRKLYHALRLCEKNRYLAEQSGLGLTAEQIQPFWQEFERRILALAQASYDLAWLRADGIHHHLLEQLAEDESV from the coding sequence TTGAAGAATGACGATCATCTGCCTGCTTTAACGCCATGTGCAGGGCGCTGCTCTACCGTGTTTGGTGATCAGGTTTGTCGGGGTTGCCGCCGTTTTAATCATGAAGTCATTCATTGGAATACCTATACAGCTGAACAGCAACTTGCTGTATGGCAGCGTTTAGATAGCCAGCTGGATCAGATTTTGGTCGCCATGCTGCCTTCTGCTCATCCCCAGCAGGTTGATGCTTTTATTTCCAGTAAACGGGTACGTTTATTACCGAATGCCAGTTGGGGGCGTAAGCTTTACCATGCACTGAGACTCTGTGAAAAAAACCGTTATCTGGCAGAGCAGAGCGGGTTAGGGCTGACCGCAGAGCAAATACAGCCCTTTTGGCAGGAATTTGAACGGCGGATTCTGGCTTTGGCGCAGGCCAGTTATGACTTGGCGTGGTTGCGTGCAGATGGAATCCATCATCATCTGCTGGAACAGTTGGCTGAAGATGAATCTGTTTAA